A part of Paroedura picta isolate Pp20150507F chromosome 7, Ppicta_v3.0, whole genome shotgun sequence genomic DNA contains:
- the ZYX gene encoding zyxin isoform X1, with translation MASSGAPGTRMTSTVSINISTPSFYSPQKKFAPVVAPKPKVNPFKAGAVPSGNGLEQTPPPPPPPPAGACAQIGKVGEIPMVPAPSLPEDFPLPPPPPPGEDMLLSNNSAFPPPPPPFMEPFPPAPEDVFPSPPPPVVEEEPVSLSGLPAPQGQTRGQTSSIDLEIDSLSSMLDEMEKNDPFKPRQVSPGSAATGGVAAGRKTFSGNAVPPPKEVPAPVSFPSNAVSSPSGNHLPKPQGEASPPPPPPWVTSKQRRDSPSAQLPAPPPAAPPPPPALSAPKYTPPPSAAAAPKFVPKPAPSSFPRPAAPASSQSRSPAPSGPSPTTKPLPHTFTYVQQRERPVVQEKPRPAAQPPAPRDTRNPVAFANEGSDPPRGNSALTMKEVEELEMLTQKLMKDMDRPPLAEASTTAELCGLCNKALSRTQPAVRALDRLFHVECFTCFKCEKQLQGQQFYNVDEKPFCEECYAGTLEKCCVCKQTITDRMLRATGNSYHPQCFTCVVCHKPLEGASFIVDKANQPHCVDDYHRKYAPRCSVCTEPIMPEPGKDETVRVVALEKNFHMKCYKCEDCGKPLSIEADDNGCFPLDGHVLCRKCHTTRVKAAA, from the exons ATGGCCTCCTCGGGGGCGCCGGGAACCCGCATGACCTCCACGGTCAGCATCAACATCTCCACTCCGAGCTTCTACAGCCCCCAGAAGAAATTTGCCCCTGTCGTCGCCCCCAAGCCCAAAGTGAACCCCTTTAAAGCCGGCGCGGTTCCCTCCGGGAACGGATTGGAGCAGAcgccgcctcctccccctcctccgccgGCCGGGGCTTGTGCCCAGATAGGGAAGGTGGGCGAGATCCCGATGGTGCCGGCCCCTTCTCTCCCGGAAG ATTTcccactgccgccgccgcccccgcctgGGGAAGACATGCTCCTCTCCAACAACAGCGCTTTCCCTCCTCCGCCACCCCCGTTTATGGAGCCGTTTCCCCCAGCTCCGGAGGACgtcttcccatctcctccccctcctgtggTCGAGGAGGAGCCTGTGTCTCTGAGTGGGCTGCCCGCCCCGCAG GGGCAAACCCGTGGCCAGACGAGCAGCATTGACTTGGAGATTGACTCTTTGTCCTCAATGCTGGACGAAATGGAGAAGAACGATCCCTTCAAACCCCGG CAGGTGTCTCCTGGCTCTGCGGCCACCGGAGGTGTCGCTGCTGGGCGGAAAACCTTCTCAGGCAATGCGGTGCCGCCGCCGAAAGAGGTTCCCGCTCCCGTTTCTTTTCCTTCCAATGCGGTCTCGAGTCCCAGCGGGAACCACCTGCCCAAGCCACAGGGGGAGGCAtccccgccgcctcctcctccctgggTGACTTCGAAGCAGCGGAGAGACTCCCCGTCAGCACAGCTCCCCGCGCCACCAccagctgctcctcctcctcctccggcgctGTCGGCCCCCAAGTACACTCCGCCCCCTTCTGCTGCCGCCGCCCCGAAATTTGTTCCTAAGCCAGCTCCTTCCAGTTTCCCCAGGCCTGCAGCTCCAGCCTCTTCTCAGTCTCGCTCGCCAGCCCCGTCGGGTCCCAGCCCGACCACAAAGCCACTGCCGCACACGTTCACTTACGTACAGCAGCGGGAAAGACCCGTGGTCCAGGAGAAGCCGCGTCCTGCTGCACAGCCGCCTGCCCCGCGAGATACG CGCAATCCTGTCGCTTTTGCAAACGAAGGGTCAGATCCTCCCAGGGGGAACTCTGCTCTGACCATGAAAGAGGTGGAAGAGCTGGAGATGTTAACGCAGAAGTTGATGAAGGACATGGACCGCCCTCCTCTTGCCGAGGCTTCCACAACTG caGAGCTGTGTGGCCTTTGTAATAAGGCCCTGTCGCGGACGCAGCCGGCTGTCCGTGCCCTGGACAGGCTGTTCCATGTGGAGTGTTTCACCTGCTTCAAGTGTGAGAAGCAGCTGCAAGGGCAGCAGTTCTACAATGTGGATGAGAAGCCCTTCTGCGAAGAATGCTATGCT GGCACCCTGGAGAAATGCTGCGTGTGCAAGCAGACCATCACGGACCGGATGCTGCGGGCCACTGGCAATTCCTACCACCCTCAGTGCTTCACCTGTGTGGTCTGCCACAAACCCCTGGAGGGGGCCTCCTTCATTGTGGACAAAGCCAACCAGCCCCACTGTGTGGACGACTACCACAG gAAGTACGCCCCACGCTGTTCCGTATGCACCGAGCCCATCATGCCAGAGCCAGGGAAGGACGAGACGGTCCGAGTGGTGGCCCTAGAGAAGAACTTCCACATGAAGTGCTACAAATGTGAG gattgCGGGAAGCCCCTCTCCATTGAAGCGGACGACAACGGCTGCTTCCCCCTGGACGGCCACGTGCTGTGCAGGAAGTGCCACACCACACGTGTCAAAGCAGCCGCCTGA
- the ZYX gene encoding zyxin isoform X2, with the protein MASSGAPGTRMTSTVSINISTPSFYSPQKKFAPVVAPKPKVNPFKAGAVPSGNGLEQTPPPPPPPPAGACAQIGKVGEIPMVPAPSLPEDFPLPPPPPPGEDMLLSNNSAFPPPPPPFMEPFPPAPEDVFPSPPPPVVEEEPVSLSGLPAPQGQTRGQTSSIDLEIDSLSSMLDEMEKNDPFKPRVSPGSAATGGVAAGRKTFSGNAVPPPKEVPAPVSFPSNAVSSPSGNHLPKPQGEASPPPPPPWVTSKQRRDSPSAQLPAPPPAAPPPPPALSAPKYTPPPSAAAAPKFVPKPAPSSFPRPAAPASSQSRSPAPSGPSPTTKPLPHTFTYVQQRERPVVQEKPRPAAQPPAPRDTRNPVAFANEGSDPPRGNSALTMKEVEELEMLTQKLMKDMDRPPLAEASTTAELCGLCNKALSRTQPAVRALDRLFHVECFTCFKCEKQLQGQQFYNVDEKPFCEECYAGTLEKCCVCKQTITDRMLRATGNSYHPQCFTCVVCHKPLEGASFIVDKANQPHCVDDYHRKYAPRCSVCTEPIMPEPGKDETVRVVALEKNFHMKCYKCEDCGKPLSIEADDNGCFPLDGHVLCRKCHTTRVKAAA; encoded by the exons ATGGCCTCCTCGGGGGCGCCGGGAACCCGCATGACCTCCACGGTCAGCATCAACATCTCCACTCCGAGCTTCTACAGCCCCCAGAAGAAATTTGCCCCTGTCGTCGCCCCCAAGCCCAAAGTGAACCCCTTTAAAGCCGGCGCGGTTCCCTCCGGGAACGGATTGGAGCAGAcgccgcctcctccccctcctccgccgGCCGGGGCTTGTGCCCAGATAGGGAAGGTGGGCGAGATCCCGATGGTGCCGGCCCCTTCTCTCCCGGAAG ATTTcccactgccgccgccgcccccgcctgGGGAAGACATGCTCCTCTCCAACAACAGCGCTTTCCCTCCTCCGCCACCCCCGTTTATGGAGCCGTTTCCCCCAGCTCCGGAGGACgtcttcccatctcctccccctcctgtggTCGAGGAGGAGCCTGTGTCTCTGAGTGGGCTGCCCGCCCCGCAG GGGCAAACCCGTGGCCAGACGAGCAGCATTGACTTGGAGATTGACTCTTTGTCCTCAATGCTGGACGAAATGGAGAAGAACGATCCCTTCAAACCCCGG GTGTCTCCTGGCTCTGCGGCCACCGGAGGTGTCGCTGCTGGGCGGAAAACCTTCTCAGGCAATGCGGTGCCGCCGCCGAAAGAGGTTCCCGCTCCCGTTTCTTTTCCTTCCAATGCGGTCTCGAGTCCCAGCGGGAACCACCTGCCCAAGCCACAGGGGGAGGCAtccccgccgcctcctcctccctgggTGACTTCGAAGCAGCGGAGAGACTCCCCGTCAGCACAGCTCCCCGCGCCACCAccagctgctcctcctcctcctccggcgctGTCGGCCCCCAAGTACACTCCGCCCCCTTCTGCTGCCGCCGCCCCGAAATTTGTTCCTAAGCCAGCTCCTTCCAGTTTCCCCAGGCCTGCAGCTCCAGCCTCTTCTCAGTCTCGCTCGCCAGCCCCGTCGGGTCCCAGCCCGACCACAAAGCCACTGCCGCACACGTTCACTTACGTACAGCAGCGGGAAAGACCCGTGGTCCAGGAGAAGCCGCGTCCTGCTGCACAGCCGCCTGCCCCGCGAGATACG CGCAATCCTGTCGCTTTTGCAAACGAAGGGTCAGATCCTCCCAGGGGGAACTCTGCTCTGACCATGAAAGAGGTGGAAGAGCTGGAGATGTTAACGCAGAAGTTGATGAAGGACATGGACCGCCCTCCTCTTGCCGAGGCTTCCACAACTG caGAGCTGTGTGGCCTTTGTAATAAGGCCCTGTCGCGGACGCAGCCGGCTGTCCGTGCCCTGGACAGGCTGTTCCATGTGGAGTGTTTCACCTGCTTCAAGTGTGAGAAGCAGCTGCAAGGGCAGCAGTTCTACAATGTGGATGAGAAGCCCTTCTGCGAAGAATGCTATGCT GGCACCCTGGAGAAATGCTGCGTGTGCAAGCAGACCATCACGGACCGGATGCTGCGGGCCACTGGCAATTCCTACCACCCTCAGTGCTTCACCTGTGTGGTCTGCCACAAACCCCTGGAGGGGGCCTCCTTCATTGTGGACAAAGCCAACCAGCCCCACTGTGTGGACGACTACCACAG gAAGTACGCCCCACGCTGTTCCGTATGCACCGAGCCCATCATGCCAGAGCCAGGGAAGGACGAGACGGTCCGAGTGGTGGCCCTAGAGAAGAACTTCCACATGAAGTGCTACAAATGTGAG gattgCGGGAAGCCCCTCTCCATTGAAGCGGACGACAACGGCTGCTTCCCCCTGGACGGCCACGTGCTGTGCAGGAAGTGCCACACCACACGTGTCAAAGCAGCCGCCTGA
- the ZYX gene encoding zyxin isoform X3: protein MASSGAPGTRMTSTVSINISTPSFYSPQKKFAPVVAPKPKVNPFKAGAVPSGNGLEQTPPPPPPPPAGACAQIGKVGEIPMVPAPSLPEDFPLPPPPPPGEDMLLSNNSAFPPPPPPFMEPFPPAPEDVFPSPPPPVVEEEPVSLSGLPAPQQVSPGSAATGGVAAGRKTFSGNAVPPPKEVPAPVSFPSNAVSSPSGNHLPKPQGEASPPPPPPWVTSKQRRDSPSAQLPAPPPAAPPPPPALSAPKYTPPPSAAAAPKFVPKPAPSSFPRPAAPASSQSRSPAPSGPSPTTKPLPHTFTYVQQRERPVVQEKPRPAAQPPAPRDTRNPVAFANEGSDPPRGNSALTMKEVEELEMLTQKLMKDMDRPPLAEASTTAELCGLCNKALSRTQPAVRALDRLFHVECFTCFKCEKQLQGQQFYNVDEKPFCEECYAGTLEKCCVCKQTITDRMLRATGNSYHPQCFTCVVCHKPLEGASFIVDKANQPHCVDDYHRKYAPRCSVCTEPIMPEPGKDETVRVVALEKNFHMKCYKCEDCGKPLSIEADDNGCFPLDGHVLCRKCHTTRVKAAA from the exons ATGGCCTCCTCGGGGGCGCCGGGAACCCGCATGACCTCCACGGTCAGCATCAACATCTCCACTCCGAGCTTCTACAGCCCCCAGAAGAAATTTGCCCCTGTCGTCGCCCCCAAGCCCAAAGTGAACCCCTTTAAAGCCGGCGCGGTTCCCTCCGGGAACGGATTGGAGCAGAcgccgcctcctccccctcctccgccgGCCGGGGCTTGTGCCCAGATAGGGAAGGTGGGCGAGATCCCGATGGTGCCGGCCCCTTCTCTCCCGGAAG ATTTcccactgccgccgccgcccccgcctgGGGAAGACATGCTCCTCTCCAACAACAGCGCTTTCCCTCCTCCGCCACCCCCGTTTATGGAGCCGTTTCCCCCAGCTCCGGAGGACgtcttcccatctcctccccctcctgtggTCGAGGAGGAGCCTGTGTCTCTGAGTGGGCTGCCCGCCCCGCAG CAGGTGTCTCCTGGCTCTGCGGCCACCGGAGGTGTCGCTGCTGGGCGGAAAACCTTCTCAGGCAATGCGGTGCCGCCGCCGAAAGAGGTTCCCGCTCCCGTTTCTTTTCCTTCCAATGCGGTCTCGAGTCCCAGCGGGAACCACCTGCCCAAGCCACAGGGGGAGGCAtccccgccgcctcctcctccctgggTGACTTCGAAGCAGCGGAGAGACTCCCCGTCAGCACAGCTCCCCGCGCCACCAccagctgctcctcctcctcctccggcgctGTCGGCCCCCAAGTACACTCCGCCCCCTTCTGCTGCCGCCGCCCCGAAATTTGTTCCTAAGCCAGCTCCTTCCAGTTTCCCCAGGCCTGCAGCTCCAGCCTCTTCTCAGTCTCGCTCGCCAGCCCCGTCGGGTCCCAGCCCGACCACAAAGCCACTGCCGCACACGTTCACTTACGTACAGCAGCGGGAAAGACCCGTGGTCCAGGAGAAGCCGCGTCCTGCTGCACAGCCGCCTGCCCCGCGAGATACG CGCAATCCTGTCGCTTTTGCAAACGAAGGGTCAGATCCTCCCAGGGGGAACTCTGCTCTGACCATGAAAGAGGTGGAAGAGCTGGAGATGTTAACGCAGAAGTTGATGAAGGACATGGACCGCCCTCCTCTTGCCGAGGCTTCCACAACTG caGAGCTGTGTGGCCTTTGTAATAAGGCCCTGTCGCGGACGCAGCCGGCTGTCCGTGCCCTGGACAGGCTGTTCCATGTGGAGTGTTTCACCTGCTTCAAGTGTGAGAAGCAGCTGCAAGGGCAGCAGTTCTACAATGTGGATGAGAAGCCCTTCTGCGAAGAATGCTATGCT GGCACCCTGGAGAAATGCTGCGTGTGCAAGCAGACCATCACGGACCGGATGCTGCGGGCCACTGGCAATTCCTACCACCCTCAGTGCTTCACCTGTGTGGTCTGCCACAAACCCCTGGAGGGGGCCTCCTTCATTGTGGACAAAGCCAACCAGCCCCACTGTGTGGACGACTACCACAG gAAGTACGCCCCACGCTGTTCCGTATGCACCGAGCCCATCATGCCAGAGCCAGGGAAGGACGAGACGGTCCGAGTGGTGGCCCTAGAGAAGAACTTCCACATGAAGTGCTACAAATGTGAG gattgCGGGAAGCCCCTCTCCATTGAAGCGGACGACAACGGCTGCTTCCCCCTGGACGGCCACGTGCTGTGCAGGAAGTGCCACACCACACGTGTCAAAGCAGCCGCCTGA
- the ZYX gene encoding zyxin isoform X4, with amino-acid sequence MASSGAPGTRMTSTVSINISTPSFYSPQKKFAPVVAPKPKVNPFKAGAVPSGNGLEQTPPPPPPPPAGACAQIGKVGEIPMVPAPSLPEDFPLPPPPPPGEDMLLSNNSAFPPPPPPFMEPFPPAPEDVFPSPPPPVVEEEPVSLSGLPAPQVSPGSAATGGVAAGRKTFSGNAVPPPKEVPAPVSFPSNAVSSPSGNHLPKPQGEASPPPPPPWVTSKQRRDSPSAQLPAPPPAAPPPPPALSAPKYTPPPSAAAAPKFVPKPAPSSFPRPAAPASSQSRSPAPSGPSPTTKPLPHTFTYVQQRERPVVQEKPRPAAQPPAPRDTRNPVAFANEGSDPPRGNSALTMKEVEELEMLTQKLMKDMDRPPLAEASTTAELCGLCNKALSRTQPAVRALDRLFHVECFTCFKCEKQLQGQQFYNVDEKPFCEECYAGTLEKCCVCKQTITDRMLRATGNSYHPQCFTCVVCHKPLEGASFIVDKANQPHCVDDYHRKYAPRCSVCTEPIMPEPGKDETVRVVALEKNFHMKCYKCEDCGKPLSIEADDNGCFPLDGHVLCRKCHTTRVKAAA; translated from the exons ATGGCCTCCTCGGGGGCGCCGGGAACCCGCATGACCTCCACGGTCAGCATCAACATCTCCACTCCGAGCTTCTACAGCCCCCAGAAGAAATTTGCCCCTGTCGTCGCCCCCAAGCCCAAAGTGAACCCCTTTAAAGCCGGCGCGGTTCCCTCCGGGAACGGATTGGAGCAGAcgccgcctcctccccctcctccgccgGCCGGGGCTTGTGCCCAGATAGGGAAGGTGGGCGAGATCCCGATGGTGCCGGCCCCTTCTCTCCCGGAAG ATTTcccactgccgccgccgcccccgcctgGGGAAGACATGCTCCTCTCCAACAACAGCGCTTTCCCTCCTCCGCCACCCCCGTTTATGGAGCCGTTTCCCCCAGCTCCGGAGGACgtcttcccatctcctccccctcctgtggTCGAGGAGGAGCCTGTGTCTCTGAGTGGGCTGCCCGCCCCGCAG GTGTCTCCTGGCTCTGCGGCCACCGGAGGTGTCGCTGCTGGGCGGAAAACCTTCTCAGGCAATGCGGTGCCGCCGCCGAAAGAGGTTCCCGCTCCCGTTTCTTTTCCTTCCAATGCGGTCTCGAGTCCCAGCGGGAACCACCTGCCCAAGCCACAGGGGGAGGCAtccccgccgcctcctcctccctgggTGACTTCGAAGCAGCGGAGAGACTCCCCGTCAGCACAGCTCCCCGCGCCACCAccagctgctcctcctcctcctccggcgctGTCGGCCCCCAAGTACACTCCGCCCCCTTCTGCTGCCGCCGCCCCGAAATTTGTTCCTAAGCCAGCTCCTTCCAGTTTCCCCAGGCCTGCAGCTCCAGCCTCTTCTCAGTCTCGCTCGCCAGCCCCGTCGGGTCCCAGCCCGACCACAAAGCCACTGCCGCACACGTTCACTTACGTACAGCAGCGGGAAAGACCCGTGGTCCAGGAGAAGCCGCGTCCTGCTGCACAGCCGCCTGCCCCGCGAGATACG CGCAATCCTGTCGCTTTTGCAAACGAAGGGTCAGATCCTCCCAGGGGGAACTCTGCTCTGACCATGAAAGAGGTGGAAGAGCTGGAGATGTTAACGCAGAAGTTGATGAAGGACATGGACCGCCCTCCTCTTGCCGAGGCTTCCACAACTG caGAGCTGTGTGGCCTTTGTAATAAGGCCCTGTCGCGGACGCAGCCGGCTGTCCGTGCCCTGGACAGGCTGTTCCATGTGGAGTGTTTCACCTGCTTCAAGTGTGAGAAGCAGCTGCAAGGGCAGCAGTTCTACAATGTGGATGAGAAGCCCTTCTGCGAAGAATGCTATGCT GGCACCCTGGAGAAATGCTGCGTGTGCAAGCAGACCATCACGGACCGGATGCTGCGGGCCACTGGCAATTCCTACCACCCTCAGTGCTTCACCTGTGTGGTCTGCCACAAACCCCTGGAGGGGGCCTCCTTCATTGTGGACAAAGCCAACCAGCCCCACTGTGTGGACGACTACCACAG gAAGTACGCCCCACGCTGTTCCGTATGCACCGAGCCCATCATGCCAGAGCCAGGGAAGGACGAGACGGTCCGAGTGGTGGCCCTAGAGAAGAACTTCCACATGAAGTGCTACAAATGTGAG gattgCGGGAAGCCCCTCTCCATTGAAGCGGACGACAACGGCTGCTTCCCCCTGGACGGCCACGTGCTGTGCAGGAAGTGCCACACCACACGTGTCAAAGCAGCCGCCTGA